One window from the genome of Montipora foliosa isolate CH-2021 chromosome 5, ASM3666993v2, whole genome shotgun sequence encodes:
- the LOC138002529 gene encoding uncharacterized protein, producing MAKVREKYWVPRLRRLTKQVIRGCHGCKRFQVAALPNPPTGKLPKERTAGSVPFKFIGVDFAGPIKHLSKTKKEMKAYIVLYACSLTRAVHLDLLPSQSTDEFLSSLKRFISRRGRPEKIFSDNGKTFVAAAKWLRNVMKDERLNDFFARQEITWQFNLSRAPWWGGQFERLIGVVKQSLYKSIEEDPSNIEDDSLRKRAKYLRRCKEVLWLRWKNEYLKSLRVRHNLNQKTKETALTPGDVVLIKGEERNRGLWRLGVVDKLIPGRDGIVRAVRLRDGKSFLERPDQQLYPLELSCDRNTQERTARLNARASEFQLRRAAVSACQRIAAIAENELNEN from the exons ATGGCGAAGGTTCGAGAGAAGTACTGGGTGCCACGGTTACGACGTTTGACAAAGCAAGTGATTAGGGGCTGTCATGGCTGCAAAAGATTTCAAGTGGCGGCACTCCCAAATCCACCAACAGGCAAGTTGCCGAAGGAAAGAACAGCTGGATCAGTACCATTCAAGTTCATTGGAGTGGATTTTGCTGGACCAATTAAGCACCTCAGCAAGACCAAAAAGGAAATGAAGGCTTACATTGTTCTTTACGCCTGTAGTCTCACCCGAGCGGTCCACCTGGACCTGTTACCAAGCCAGAGCACTGACGAGTTCCTAAGCAGCTTAAAACGATTTATATCAAGAAGAGGGCGCCCCGAAAAGATCTTTTCAGACAATGGGAAAACCTTTGTGGCAGCAGCGAAGTGGCTGAGGAACGTTATGAAGGATGAAAGGTTGAACGACTTCTTCGCCAGACAAGAAATAACTTGGCAATTCAACCTCAGCCGAGCCCCATGGTGGGGAGGACAATTTGAGAGATTGATCGGCGTAGTCAAGCAGAGTCTGTACAAGTCCATTG AGGAAGACCCGAGTAACATAGAGGATGACAGCCTCAGAAAACGAGCCAAGTACCTGCGAAGGTGCAAGGAGGTGCTGTGGTTGAGATGGAAAAACGAGTACCTCAAGTCCCTCAGAGTGCGCCACAACCTTAACCAGAAAACCAAAGAAACAGCCTTGACTCCGGGAGACGTTGTACTTATCAAAGGTGAGGAAAGAAATCGAGGATTGTGGAGGCTCGGTGTAGTGGACAAGTTAATCCCTGGTAGAGACGGGATAGTGAGAGCAGTGCGACTGAGGGATGGAAAATCTTTCCTGGAACGACCAGATCAACAGCTCTATCCACTTGAGCTGTCCTGTGACAGAAACACCCAAGAGAGGACTGCTAGATTGAATGCTCGAGCTTCGGAGTTCCAACTTAGACGTGCTGCAGTCAGTGCCTGTCAGCGCATAGCTGCGATAGCAGAAAATGAACTAAATGAGAACTGA
- the LOC138002528 gene encoding uncharacterized protein, producing MSRESTCQQSRGNSGCTSLAKSKLVPKTSQASGGATNCHPSQEESVSAAGDKTATRTTGETNTVGMSLVRKRYEERGFSEKTTDIIMLSWRDSSRKQYDVHIRKWLLFCGTREIDPVHADIKDALEFLADMFGNNLSYSSINSARSALSAILQTSQSHTFGEHRDVKRFMKGIYQIRPPMPRYNKTWDVNIVLQYLQSMDRATELSIKDLTLKLVMLTALTTAGREQTLHLLNLEGMVKDDSCLVFVISSNVKQSRPTSSLTERIVKLKAYPFEEKLCVFHTCSVYIDKTSCLRGQETQLLLTHQKPHRRASRDSIRRWIQSVMQSAGVDVTIYKPHSVRSAAASNAKANHATLDEIMKTAGWSSAATFAKFYDKEIVSDVTFSDAVLGN from the coding sequence ATGTCTAGAGAAAGTACATGCCAACAAAGCAGAGGGAATTCTGGTTGTACCTCTTTGGCCAAGTCAAAGCTGGTACCCAAAACTTCTCAGGCTTCTGGTGGAGCCACTAATTGTCATCCATCCCAAGAGGAATCTGTTAGTGCTGCCGGGGACAAGACAGCTACACGCACTACGGGAGAAACTAACACTGTTGGCATGTCTCTTGTCAGGAAACGTTATGAAGAACGAGgattttctgagaaaacaacCGACATTATCATGCTGTCATGGAGGGACTCCTCTAGAAAACAATATGATGTCCACATCCGCAAATGGCTTTTATTCTGCGGTACAAGGGAAATTGATCCAGTTCATGCAGATATAAAGGATGCCCTAGAATTTCTCGCTGATATGTTTGGAAATAACCTCAGCTACAGCAGTATAAACTCAGCCCGCTCAGCGCTTTCTGCTATCCTGCAGACTTCACAAAGTCACACTTTTGGTGAACACCGAGACGTGAAGCGGTTTATGAAGGGCATTTATCAGATCAGGCCACCCATGCCTAGATACAACAAAACATGGGACGTTAATATTGTTCTACAGTACTTGCAGTCAATGGACAGGGCAACAGAACTCTCAATTAAGGACTTGaccttaaagttagtaatgctAACAGCACTTACTACCGCAGGCAGAGAACAAACCCTACATTTACTGAACCTTGAAGGAATGGTTAAAGATGACAGTTGTCTTGTATTTGTTATAAGCAGCAATGTTAAGCAAAGTAGGCCTACAAGTTCTCTTACAGAACGTATTGTTAAGTTAAAGGCCTATCCGTTTGAGGAAAAACTGTGCGTTTTTCACACATGTTCTGTTTATATTGATAAAACTAGTTGTTTAAGGGGACAGGAAACCCAACTATTGTTAACTCACCAAAAGCCTCACAGGAGGGCTAGTAGAGACTCTATCAGAAGATGGATACAGTCAGTAATGCAATCAGCTGGTGTGGATGTGACTATCTATAAACCACATAGTGTTCGGTCGGCTGCAGCATCCAATGCCAAAGCTAATCATGCCACACTTGACGAGATTATGAAAACTGCTGGCTGGTCCTCAGCAGCCACTTTTGCTAAGTTTTATGATAAGGAAATAGTCTCAGATGTAACCTTCTCTGATGCGGTTCTGGGAAATTAA
- the LOC138002532 gene encoding uncharacterized protein translates to MLVATGRGAVTYPVVVVNVGGIHCCALLDTGAGSSYASAALLDRLRKQPVRKELKRIEMMMQATTREIEIHEVVVKSLSGAFQLRTEVTKVNRAVLLSLGNPGYKDMIGRYHHLKGVEMDDIDTKRDLPVHLILGASEYAQVKTETTPRIGKPGEPIAEWTRLGWTILSPGSEPNLTSMFLTQTSAVDYENLCRLDVLGLQDHSVGDQDLVYEEFKEQLLKDPEGWYDTGLLWKGNHPPLPNNKPGSLKRLENLVKKLEKQPGMLEKYDKIIRDQLAQGIVERADGEPKIRIVYDASARAYHQALSFNDCLETGPPLQNKLWSVLTRNRFHPVALAGDLRQAFLQVRIREEDRDAMRFHWLRDLESKEVETLRFTRALFGMSTSPFLLGGVIEQHLNNLQHKYPDTVEEIRRSPYVDDLISGDKTIAHAQHLKDMSQTIFRPSSSCINGTPMSLSWSGQNMERKDQKNSRVLKDAKPKPTPKTSWVQKEEKRNCSVCAGTRPRTKSKSAFRKRSRMSPREESWGS, encoded by the coding sequence ATGTTAGTGGCAACCGGAAGGGGAGCGGTTACCTATCCAGTCGTTGTAGTTAACGTGGGAGGGATACATTGTTGTGCCCTACTTGATACCGGTGCTGGGAGCTCATATGCTTCTGCCGCATTACTCGACCGACTAAGGAAACAACCAGTGCGAAAAGAGCTGAAACGAATTGAAATGATGATGCAGGCAACAACAAGAGAGATTGAAATCCATGAAGTCGTCGTTAAGAGCTTATCAGGTGCATTTCAGCTTCGGACCGAGGTAACCAAAGTAAATCGTGCTGTCCTGCTCAGCTTAGGCAACCCGGGATACAAGGACATGATTGGACGATACCATCATCTGAAAGGGGTAGAAATGGACGACATCGATACGAAAAGGGATTTACCAGTTCACCTTATCCTTGGTGCCAGCGAGTACGCTCAAGTCAAAACAGAGACCACACCCAGAATCGGCAAACCCGGAGAACCTATCGCAGAATGGACGCGCCTGGGGTGGACTATCTTGTCACCCGGAAGTGAACCAAATCTCACCAGCATGTTCCTAACACAAACTTCCGCTGTTGACTACGAGAACCTCTGCAGACTTGACGTGCTCGGATTACAAGACCATTCGGTTGGCGATCAAGACCTTGTTTACGAAGAGTTCAAGGAGCAACTCCTAAAGGACCCAGAAGGATGGTACGATACTGGCTTACTCTGGAAGGGCAACCATCCACCTCTTCCCAACAATAAGCCAGGAAGTCTGAAACGCCTGGAGAACCTCGTAAAGAAGCTGGAGAAGCAACCAGGCATGTTGGAAAAGTACGATAAAATCATTCGAGATCAACTAGCCCAAGGAATAGTCGAGCGTGCCGATGGCGAACCAAAAATCCGCATTGTTTATGATGCTTCTGCGCGAGCCTACCACCAGGCCCTATCCTTTAACGATTGCCTTGAGACTGGGCCACCATTGCAGAACAAGCTCTGGAGTGTGCTGACAAGGAACCGCTTCCACCCAGTGGCATTAGCTGGAGACCTAAGGCAAGCCTTCTTGCAAGTGCGAATAAGAGAGGAAGACCGAGACGCAATGCGGTTTCATTGGTTGAGAGATTTGGAGAGCAAGGAAGTCGAAACCCTGCGTTTCACACGAGCGCTGTTCGGGATGTCAACGTCGCCATTTCTGTTGGGCGGAGTAATCGAACAGCATCTTAACAACCTCCAACACAAGTACCCAGACACAGTAGAGGAAATAAGAAGAAGCCCTTACGTCGATGACCTAATCAGCGGCGATAAAACGATCGCGCATGCACAGCATTTAAAGGACATGTCCCAGACCATCTTCAGACCATCTTCGAGCTGCATAAATGGCACTCCAATGTCCCTATCCTGGAGCGGCCAGAATATGGAGAGGAAGGACCAGAAGAACAGCAGAGTTCTCAAGGATGCGAAGCCCAAACCTACGCCAAAGACCAGTTGGGTGCAAAAGGAGGAGAAACGAAATTGCTCGGTGTGCGCTGGAACAAGGCCACGGACAAAATCCAAATCAGCTTTCCGGAAGCGATCGAGAATGTCACCGAGAGAGGAGTCCTGGGGAAGTTAG
- the LOC138002531 gene encoding uncharacterized protein, giving the protein MLYRQACELRIPWDQELTRKQTASWKTWEGNLPEIIEAPRSIIQYQEEITSINLHAFGDASSQGLSAAVYAVSHQPSGISQGLVAAKSRLAKKGLTIPRLELVAGHMATNLVHNLKQALQGFPVTSVHCWLDSSVALHWIKGGGEYKQFVSNRVRKIQDKEYFIGATWVQRKTLPIWAVEEDKQENVRICGFKDRPGYHTQRIGRQTSLLAQAKKLKLRQK; this is encoded by the coding sequence ATGCTCTACCGACAAGCGTGTGAGCTGCGAATTCCATGGGACCAAGAACTAACAAGGAAACAGACGGCCAGCTGGAAGACGTGGGAGGGAAATCTTCCCGAAATAATTGAAGCACCAAGAAGCATCATTCAGTACCAGGAAGAAATAACCAGCATTAACCTCCACGCTTTCGGCGACGCAAGCAGCCAAGGCTTATCAGCAGCAGTATACGCTGTGTCTCATCAACCCTCAGGTATATCACAGGGACTCGTAGCCGCCAAGTCCAGGCTTGCAAAGAAGGGATTAACCATACCGAGGCTTGAACTGGTAGCAGGCCATATGGCTACTAATCTGGTGCACAACTTGAAACAAGCCCTACAAGGATTTCCCGTAACAAGTGTCCATTGCTGGTTAGATAGCAGTGTTGCTCTCCACTGGATAAAGGGTGGTGGGGAGTACAAGCAATTCGTGAGTAATCGGGTCAGAAAAATCCAAGACAAGGAGTACTTCATTGGCGCCACGTGGGTTCAAAGGAAAACCCTGCCGATCTGGGCAGTCGAGGAGGACAAGCAGGAGAATGTGCGGATCTGTGGTTTCAAGGACCGTCCTGGTTACCATACCCAGAGAATTGGCCGTCAGACATCGTTACTAGCCCAAGCAAAGAAACTCAAGCTGAGGCAAAAGTGA